The following are encoded together in the Phragmites australis chromosome 19, lpPhrAust1.1, whole genome shotgun sequence genome:
- the LOC133901082 gene encoding uncharacterized protein LOC133901082 — protein MKLQAKRSCNFEVTEGGRGVSSDRGDDRGEGRDYVDIRGFGRNRFSGRRTDWNRIDNEGAGKKSDDAGEGQSADARGVGQAKKGKGSDVVLLETKFGIEKGAGHGLEAPSNLRENIEQGNKNRKKKMVICCEICEEEHFFPACPLLHGPKPAATFCGFAGDGLGFFQIPYKGAAKKPTRESATTLIRITEGVVSAELLKAELERLIPVKWQWQIQEQGKNMFVVPFPCKVELQRMIAIKKIRTDKDEGVMAFEEWDQKIEPVEYLQKVWVNVYGVPFQIRSFLSLWAVGTILGATQKVDMVSTRNTGVVRILVAVTDASLIPDATDIVVDDGIYEIFFKVESIVDGGGRVVDHASDHGDENMEDPNNNDSFKDSDRDSKRPKITEKGISSASQDTSHKVNDMQEDDQYLQSVDSSGKSVDASMAMMNIPIVEDDEPRDAVVDRLVHTTLDILGQGSLSHEVQAEGTTLGCADVVHSLSWPLSSADISAEICEALGVGRVSSLPPPATVRSASVSVFRRAETLQLVVGAPEDLAFLPLGGSELGAKGLTARVRCCAGSLADAVLSLIASSACGGADRSAIVLPVPAIGVMCSGRDVSLPSIMHLNCSMADGRAGAITEGIAGQLPVVPAMHSARQSYAVAPLMAVAQQCVTSQLAEYLCNKKVQAETMVEEPAKIKLLGNDFHSLPRNRLQALCKSNGIKANMTNHAMAEALQAFHSKGLKLHIIEPSEDKFITVPAGSTGGQRSSRRAAVQGDEDALSKAKRLAARRNLDEGIFWNSRGLGDLAKHNFISNTAKEQQLDFIAIMESGRSTFPSSTLRHLCGGLEYLWHSMAPRVYGPAQDESKSEFLTELAHVCSIETNPILIGGDFNIMRRPADKNNDNFDPRWPRLFNAVIDALDLREIELQGRQYTWANDRDPPTFEKLDRVLMSTEWEAKYPSVTVQALNRGRSDHTPLLLNTGALDKKAETTPLTSHEVAMKHFLNERIAHLLREEELKWYQRAKVKDLLEGDSNTKYFQLVASGKHRKQRIYKLEQVEGTVIGEANLKRYITKYYKGLFGKPENNNFSMDENILTDILQVSECENEILTAPFDEKEVWHAISRMEHNKAPGPDGFPAEFYQVFWELIKRDLMDLFVDFHQGRLPIFSLNFGVITLIPKKCDALKIQEYRPICLLNASFKIFTKVATNRIGAVAENVVSPTQTAFMPGRNIMDGVIILHETIHELHRKNLNGVILKIDFEKAYDKVKWSFLQQALRMKGFLPQWCQWIQGFVSGGHVGIKVNDEIGPYFQTQKGLRQGDPLSPILFNIVADMLAILVSRAKKDGQISGVVPHLVEDGLSILQYADDTIIFLDHNLEQATNLKLLLCVYEQLSGLKINFHKSELFCYGNAKEYEDQYAQLFGCDVGSTPFKYLGIPMIHRKLRNSDWKRVEERFEKRLSSWKGKLMSAGGILVLINSVLSSLPVFMMSFFEIPRGVVKRLDYIRSRFFWQGDNHKKKYRLSRWDILCQPRDQGGLGITNLRLKNICLLSKWLFKLLNEDGVWQRLLRNKYLGTKALTQVEGKPGDSYFWSGLMKIKEDFLKLGSFHIHDGTQTRFWIDTWLVFRGTYWLRFWRLLQKEETREDIKLVCQNLEVVAMELFAKKGWRFNHRLCAG, from the exons ATGAAGCTGCAGGCCAAACGAAGCTGTAACTTTGAGGTAACGGAGGGTGGCCGTGGTGTCAGCAGTGATCGCGGTGACGATCGTGGTGAAGGCAGAGACTATGTGGATATTCGTGGCTTTGGCAGGAACCGTTTCAGTGGTCGCAGGACTGACTGGAATCGTATCGACAACGAGGGTGCTGGCAAGAAAAGCGATGATGCTGGTGAAGGACAGAGTGCCGATGCTCGTGGTGTCGGTCAAGCTAAGAAGGGAAAGGGCTCTGATGTTGTGCTTCTGGAAACCAAATTTGGAATTGAGAAAGGTGCAGGACATGGCTTGGAGGCACCTTCTAATCTCAGAGAAAACATTGAGCAAGGTAATAAGAAtagaaagaagaaaatggtGATCTGTTGTGAGATATGTGAGGAGGAGCATTTTTTTCCAGCATGCCCATTGCTACATGGGCCAAAACCTGCAGCTACTTTTTGTGGTTTCGCTGGAGACGGCTTGGGTTTCTTTCAAATTCCGTATAAAGGTGCTGCTAAGAAACCTACTAGAGAGTCGGCTACGACTTTGATTCGTATCACGGAAGGGGTTGTATCTGCTGAGCTGCTGAAGGCAGAGTTGGAGAGGCTGATACCGGTCAAGTGGCAATGGCAGATTCAGGAGCAAGGCAAAAATATGTTTGTGGTCCCTTTTCCATGCAAAGTGGAGCTACAACGGATGATTGCAATCAAGAAAATTAGGACCGATAAAGACGAAGGCGTAATGGCTTTTGAGGAATGGGATCAAAAGATTGAACCTGTGGAATATCTTCAGAAGGTTTGGGTCAACGTGTATGGGGTTCCTTTTCAAATTAGATCTTTCCTATCTTTGTGGGCAGTTGGCACCATTCTTGGGGCCACCCAAAAGGTTGATATGGTGTCCACTAGAAACACTGGAGTGGTGCGTATTTTGGTTGCGGTAACGGATGCTAGTCTTATTCCAGATGCTACAGATATTGTGGTTGATGATGGTATCTACGAGATTTTTTTCAAGGTTGAATCGATTGTCGATGGAGGTGGTAGGGTTGTGGATCATGCTTCTGATCATGGAGATGAGAACATGGAAGATCCGAATAACAATGATAGCTTCAAGGATTCAGATAGAGATTCTAAACGCCCAAAAATCACAGAAAAGGGGATTTCTTCTGCGTCTCAGGATACTTCCCACAAGGTGAATGATATGCAGGAGGATGACCAATATCTGCAGTCGGTGGATAGTTCAGGAAAAAGCGTTGATGCAAGTATGGCGATGATGAATATACCGATTGTGGAAGATGATGAACCGAGGGATGCTGTTGTGGATCGTTTGGTGCACACCACTCTTGACATCTTGGGTCAGGGAAGTTTGTCTCATGAAGTGCAGGCTGAGGGCACGACCTTGGGTTGTGCTGATGTGGTTCATTCTCTTTCTTGGCCTCTGAGCTCGGCTGATATAAGTGCTGAAATATGTGAAGCTTTGGGTGTGGGACGAGTTAGCAGCCTGCCTCCTCCTGCGACAGTTAGGTCTGCTAGTGTTAGCGTCTTCAGGCGGGCTGAAACTTTGCAGCTGGTCGTCGGTGCTCCTGAGGATCTGGCTTTTTTACCTCTGGGTGGTTCTGAACTGGGTGCTAAAGGTCTCACAGCTCGGGTCAGGTGCTGCGCTGGGAGCTTGGCTGACGCTGTCCTCAGTCTGATTGCATCTTCAGCATGTGGTGGCGCTGACCGGTCTGCTATTGTGCTTCCTGTCCCGGCGATCGGAGTCATGTGCAGCGGGCGGGATGTCTCTCTCCCGTCAATAATGCATTTGAATTGCTCGATGGCAGATGGGAGAGCTGGAGCTATCACTGAGGGCATTGCCGGACAGCTACCGGTGGTGCCTGCAATGCATAGTGCGAGGCAATCTTATGCAGTAGCTCCTCTCATGGCTGTGGCCCAACAATGTGTTACTTCTCAGCTAGCAGAATATTTGTGCAATAAAAAGGTGCAGGCTGAAACAATGGTTGAAGAGCCGGCAAAAATAAAACTGCTCGGTAATGACTTCCATTCTTTACCTCGAAACAGATTACAGGCTCTATGCAAATCGAATGGCATTAAGGCGAATATGACCAATCATGCTATGGCCGAAGCTCTTCAGGCCTTTCATTCTAAGGGTCTGAAATTGCATATTATTGAGCCATCAGAAGATAAGTTTATCACTGTCCCCGCTGGGAGTACCGGTGGACAGCGATCTAGCAGGCGTGCTGCAGTTCAAGGTGACGAGGATGCGTTGTCTAAAGCAAAGCGCCTTGCAGCTCGGAGGAATCTTGATGAAG GGATTTTCTGGAATAGCAGAGGTCTGGGAGACTTGGCTAAACATAATTTCATCTCCAACACGGCAAAAGAACAACAATTAGATTTTATTGCAATCATGGAATCGGGCAGAAGTACTTTTCCTTCTTCAACTCTTAGACACCTATGTGGTGGTCTTGAGTACTTATGGCATAGCATGGCACCAAG GGTGTATGGACCGGCCCAAGACGAATCAAAGTCTGAATTCCTGACGGAGCTAGCTCATGTGTGTAGCATTGAAACCAACCCAATATTGATCGGGGGGGATTTCAACATTATGAGACGCCCAGCGGACAAGAATAATGACAACTTTGACCCACGGTGGCCTCGTTTGTTCAATGCGGTCATAGATGCATTGGACCTTCGAGAGATTGAGCTTCAAGGTCGCCAGTATACATGGGCAAACGACCGAGACCCGCCGACTTTTGAGAAACTTGATAGAGTCCTTATGAGCACTGAATGGGAAGCTAAATACCCGAGCGTCACGGTGCAGGCCCTAAATAGGGGAAGATCAGATCATACCCCTTTGCTTCTTAATACGGGAGCG TTGGATAAAAAAGCCGAGACGACCCCTTTAACGTCTCATGAAGTGGCCATGAAGCATTTCCTAAATGAGAGGATTGCGCATTTGTTACgagaagaagagctcaaatGGTATCAACGTGCTAAAGTCAAAGATCTTCTTGAGGGAGATAGTAATACAAAATACTTCCAGCTGGTGGCTAGTGGAAAACACCGTAAACAAAGAATATACAAATTAGAGCAAGTGGAAGGCACCGTGATTGGGGAGGCTAACCTTAAGCGGTATATCACAAAATATTACAAAGGTCTGTTTGGAAAGCCCGAAAATAATAATTTCTCAATGGATGAGAATATTCTGACTGATATTCTACAGGTCAGCGAATGTGAAAACGAGATTCTAACCGCACCTTTTGATGAAAAGGAGGTGTGGCATGCCATTTCTCGTATGGAGCATAATAAAGCTCCCGGTCCAGACGGTTTTCCAGCTGAATTTTACCAAGTTTTCTGGGAATTGATTAAAAGGGATCTCATGGATCTTTTCGTGGATTTCCACCAAGGTAGACTACCTATTTTTAGTCTCAACTTTGGTGTTATCACACTCATTCCTAAAAAGTGCGATGCACTCAAAATTCAGGAGTATCGCCCTATTTGCTTACTCAATGCCAGCTTCAAAATTTTTACCAAGGTGGCAACCAACAGAATAGGGGCTGTTGCTGAAAATGTGGTATCTCCAACCCAAACAGCTTTCATGCCTGGTCGAAATATAATGGATGGAGTTATTattctccatgagactatacACGAGCTGCATAGAAAAAACCTAAATGGGGTAATcttgaaaattgattttgagaaagcCTATGACAAGGTCAAATGGTCCTTCTTGCAACAAGCCTTGAGAATGAAAGGATTCTTGCCACAATGGTGTCAGTGGATTCAAGGTTTTGTATCTGGAGGCCATGTTGGCATAAAAGTCAATGATGAGATAGGGCCTTATTTCCAGACACAAAAAGGTCTCAGACAAGGGGATCCCCTCTCGCCCATTTTGTTCAATATTGTGGCAGACATGCTTGCAATTTTGGTTTCAAGGGCTAAGAAGGATGGACAGATCTCGGGAGTTGTTCCACATTTGGTAGAGGATGGCTTGTCTATTctgcaatatgcagatgatactATAATCTTCCTAGACCATAATCTGGAGCAGGCAACGAATTTGAAACTGCTTCTTTGTGTGTATGAACAACTATCCGGACTCAAAATTAACTTCCACAAAAGTGAACTTTTCTGTTACGGTAATGCTAAGGAATATGAAGACCAATATGCACAACTATTTGGGTGTGATGTTGGTTCTACGCCATTCAAATATCTAGGAATACCTATGATCCATCGGAAATTACGAAACAGTGATTGGAAAAGGGTGGAAGAGCGTTTTGAGAAAAGGCTGAGCAGCTGGAAAGGAAAGCTCATGTCTGCAGGGGGCATATTGGTGCTCATCAACTCTGTATTAAGCAGCCTCCCAGTGTTCATGATGTCTTTCTTCGAAATTCCCCGAGGTGTTGTAAAGAGACTCGATTATATAAGGTCGAGGTTCTTCTGGCAAGGAGataatcataaaaagaaatatagacttTCTAGATGGGATATTCTCTGTCAACCCCGTGATCAAGGAGGATTGGGCATTACCAAtctaagattaaaaaatatttgcctCCTTAGTAAGTGGTTATTTAAATTACTAAATGAGGATGGGGTCTGGCAACGTCTACTAAGGAATAAGTACCTTGGTACAAAAGCACTCACCCAAGTCGAAGGAAAGCCAGGGGATTCGTATTTTTGGTCTGGGTTAATGAAAATTAAGGAGGATTTTCTTAAATTGGGTTCTTTCCACATACACGATGGAACTCAAACTAGATTCTGGATAGACACGTGGTTAG TATTCAGGGGCACCTATTGGCTCAGATTTTGGAGATTGCTACAAAAGGAGGAAACAAGGGAAGATATCAAACTGGTGTGCCAAAATTTGGAGGTGGTGGCTATGGAGCTTTTCGCCAAGAAGGGCTGGCGGTTTAATCATAGATTATGTGCCGGATAA
- the LOC133900851 gene encoding uncharacterized protein LOC133900851 isoform X1: MAAGRSPATTGRRRRRRGRGWSKSSRKPPLPSSPISPSSPAREQPPGAKVEVRVDDEGFHGSWFEATVVDFSPASGRRRPARYTVTYSHLLTDDGGSTLAEPFAPTHIRPRPPPTGDSSSPPRFRVHDIVEAFHNDGWWSGIVVAANDPDPSASVTVAFPITREVITFPPHFVRPRRDYIDGEWVLSRAVIAVQPKRAVRVYEVGDKVEVGRDREVYGYSWFPATVAKVVDPLSYVVEYFDMEEGEGGAEKATEYLHWRFIRPAVEHSPRDSEFRLGPGAAVEAYCDGAWSAGVVHRVIGDGEFEVSVDGKEAEQLVTKVVELLKPQYKWNGMHWKIVSAKRHANLRWRSMSGKSPSSPVDVASSDNECSHDPESSATKKSRKEPQQLEVILHEGSEHASVSEMDTPLSALCKSPENNHSPNSCSPLSHRIMSSIPTDGLLCASSVHSPPQNEAIPISAGETVVNQENLSEMMLSDGQLNTPVCGTSAGDANDMLSIAELRKKMASARRNNSAQRTRERLLSVKALKVKKDVSKSKGGETHAMQEHQGKNVACDNIQLMGNNNFPSKEIICVLTASVERLASSSLDRQVSRRTKSGSSMKVLTCKKLAKKEGSKELCSPHSPLDAASTVQQKRREKVLESTKSHSQQHLDRTLKDTFSVDELTNQGLFPMVPPGFESMYNGKGADVHGSLLEEEPTAMVNSICQVSRSTDMFTDHATTQVAKSNHLMETAILSLDCPVQQDGGEMDERSILVRFQNAGSSRCTIDNSLLKSCSVARTSTPSHLALSQMSGHQVLFVKSSPAWPLIEAMDVFKEVPQRPHFLPLQEYSPALREGMALGLMVSFANLVKSISESRIEDSMESFEDKISTLRHLEGNGFNVQYLQSSITKLLHIKSNRTNYLREIDKLKTQMVGMSTSLSRIDALLDEKDRAIAELEQKLGHLRRESQQIAKDKEHEDAELSRLRSAHSRFEEAYGDAKRQFHSVLAELHRKQLT; this comes from the exons ATGGCCGCCGGCCGCTCGCCGGCGACCaccggccggcgccgccgccggcgcgggcgcggctgGAGCAAGTCCTCGAGGAAACCCCCTCTGCCGTCCTCTCCAATCTCCCCGTCCTCCCCCGCGCGGGAGCAGCCCCCCGGCGCCAAGGTCGAGGTCCGCGTCGACGACGAAGGCTTCCACGGCTCCTGGTTCGAGGCCACTGTCGTCGACTTCTCCCCCGctagcggccgccgccgccccgcgcGGTACACGGTCACCTACTCCCACCTCCTCACCGACGACGGTGGCAGCACCCTCGCCGAGCCATTCGCGCCCACCCACATCCGCCCGCGGCCCCCGCCCACTGGGGACTCGTCGTCCCCGCCGCGGTTCCGCGTCCACGACATCGTTGAGGCGTTCCACAACGACGGGTGGTGGTCGGGCATCGTCGTCGCCGCTAACGACCCCGACCCCTCCGCCTCCGTCACGGTTGCGTTCCCCATCACCCGCGAGGTCATCACGTTCCCGCCCCACTTCGTCCGTCCCCGCCGCGACTACATCGACGGCGAGTGGGTCCTCTCGCGGGCCGTGATCGCCGTTCAGCCGAAGCGCGCGGTTCGGGTCTACGAGGTCGGGGACAAGGTCGAGGTGGGGAGGGATCGGGAGGTGTACGGCTACTCCTGGTTCCCGGCCACGGTGGCGAAGGTGGTCGATCCGCTGAGCTACGTCGTGGAGTACTTCGATATGGAGGAGGGGGAAGGTGGGGCGGAGAAGGCAACCGAGTACCTGCATTGGCGGTTCATCAGGCCGGCCGTGGAGCATTCTCCGCGGGACAGCGAGTTTCGGCTCGGGCCTGGCGCCGCGGTGGAGGCGTACTGCGACGGGGCGTGGTCAGCAGGAGTGGTGCACAGGGTTATTGGGGATGGTGAGTTTGAGGTCAGCGTCGATGGCAAGGAGGCAGAGCAGCTGGTGACCAAGGTGGTGGAGTTGCTGAAGCCGCAGTACAAGTGGAATGGCATGCATTGGAAGATTGTCAGTGCTAAG AGACATGCTAACTTGAGGTGGCGGTCTATGTCTGGAAAAAGTCCAAGCTCACCTGTTGATGTGGCATCCAGTGACAATGAATGTAGTCATGATCCTGAATCTTCTGCCACCAAAAAGTCAAGGAAAGAACCCCAGCAGCTAGAGGTCATATTACATGAAGGTTCTGAACATGCTTCAGTCTCTGAGATGGACACTCCTTTATCTGCATTGTGCAAGTCACCAGAAAACAATCATTCTCCAAATTCTTGTTCTCCGCTTTCACACAGGATAATGAGTTCAATACCAACGGATGGGCTTCTTTGTGCTTCTTCAGTACATTCACCACCTCAAAATGAAGCAATACCAATTAGTGCTGGGGAAACTGTGGTCAATCAAGAAAACCTGTCTGAGATGATGCTTTCTGATGGTCAGCTTAATACACCTGTCTGTGGAACAAGTGCTGGTGATGCCAATGATATGCTTTCTATTGCAGAACTAAGAAAGAAAATGGCTTCGGCTCGCAGAAATAATTCTGCCCAACGGACACGGGAAAGGCTGCTCTCTGTCAAGGCACTCAAGGTGAAGAAAGATGTATCCAAGAGTAAAGGGGGGGAAACACATGCTATGCAAGAACATCAGGGAAAAAATGTTGCCTGTGATAAC ATTCAGTTGATGGGAAACAACAATTTCCCAAGTAAGGAGATTATTTGTGTTTTGACTGCCTCTGTGGAACGCCTGGCCAGTTCGTCACTGGATAGACAG GTGTCAAGACGGACCAAAAGTGGTTCAAGTATGAAGGTTCTTACCTGTAAGAAAT TGGCTAAAAAGGAAGGATCCAAAGAACTGTGTAGTCCTCATAGCCCGTTGGATGCAGCTAGCACTGTCCAACAGAAACGAAGAGAGAAAGTG TTGGAGAGTACAAAATCTCATTCTCAGCAGCACCTTGACAGAACTTTGAAGGATACGTTCAGTGTAGATGAACTAACAAATCAGGGACTGTTCCCGATGGTACCTCCGGGATTTGAATCAATGTATAATGGAAAAG GTGCTGACGTACATGGTAGTCTGTTGGAAGAAGAGCCTACTGCTATGGTCAACAGCATCTGCCAAGTGAGCAGAAGTACAGATATGTTCACAGACCATGCTACTACCCAAGTAGCTAAAAGCAACCATCTTATGGAGACAGCCATCCTATCTCTTGATTGTCCAGTTCAACAGGATGGTGGGGAAATGGATGAGAGATCAATCCTAGTACGTTTTCAGAATGCTGGGAGCTCACGGTGCACCATTGACAATTCTCTATTAAAGAGCTGTTCAGTTGCTCGGACCTCTACACCTTCACACTTGGCTCTCTCTCAAATGTCTGGTCATCAGGTTCTGTTCGTCAAGAGCTCACCTGCATGGCCTCTAATTGAAGCAATGGATGTGTTCAAGGAGGTACCGCAACGACCACATTTCCTCCCACTTCAAGAATATTCGCCAGCACTGCGTGAAGGAATGGCTTTAGGTCTGATGGTGTCGTTTGCCAACTTAGTGAAGAGTATAAGTGAATCACGCATAGAAGATAGCATGGAATCGTTCGAGGACAAGATCAGTACACTTCGCCATCTAGAGGGAAATGGATTCAATGTCCAATATTTGCAGAGTAGCATCACCAAATTACTCCATATCAAATCTAATCGGACCAATTATCTCAGAGAAATAGACAAGCTGAAAACACAGATGGTGGGGATGTCAACTTCCTTGTCCCGAATCGACGCATTGCTCGATGAGAAGGATAGAGCTATAGCCGAGCTTGAGCAGAAACTTGGGCACCTTCGCCGGGAGTCACAGCAGATTGCAAAGGACAAAGAACATGAAGATGCAGAACTCTCGAGACTCCGATCGGCACATAGCAGGTTTGAGGAAGCGTACGGCGACGCCAAACGACAGTTCCACAGTGTCTTGGCTGAGCTGCACCGAAAGCAGCTAACTTGA
- the LOC133900851 gene encoding DUF724 domain-containing protein 6-like isoform X2, whose protein sequence is MAAGRSPATTGRRRRRRGRGWSKSSRKPPLPSSPISPSSPAREQPPGAKVEVRVDDEGFHGSWFEATVVDFSPASGRRRPARYTVTYSHLLTDDGGSTLAEPFAPTHIRPRPPPTGDSSSPPRFRVHDIVEAFHNDGWWSGIVVAANDPDPSASVTVAFPITREVITFPPHFVRPRRDYIDGEWVLSRAVIAVQPKRAVRVYEVGDKVEVGRDREVYGYSWFPATVAKVVDPLSYVVEYFDMEEGEGGAEKATEYLHWRFIRPAVEHSPRDSEFRLGPGAAVEAYCDGAWSAGVVHRVIGDGEFEVSVDGKEAEQLVTKVVELLKPQYKWNGMHWKIVSAKRHANLRWRSMSGKSPSSPVDVASSDNECSHDPESSATKKSRKEPQQLEVILHEGSEHASVSEMDTPLSALCKSPENNHSPNSCSPLSHRIMSSIPTDGLLCASSVHSPPQNEAIPISAGETVVNQENLSEMMLSDGQLNTPVCGTSAGDANDMLSIAELRKKMASARRNNSAQRTRERLLSVKALKVKKDVSKSKGGETHAMQEHQGKNVACDNIQLMGNNNFPSKEIICVLTASVERLASSSLDRQVSRRTKSGSSMKVLTCKKLAKKEGSKELCSPHSPLDAASTVQQKRREKVLESTKSHSQQHLDRTLKDTFSVDELTNQGLFPMVPPGFESMYNGKGADVHGSLLEEEPTAMVNSICQVSRSTDMFTDHATTQVAKSNHLMETAILSLDCPVQQDGGEMDERSILVLFVKSSPAWPLIEAMDVFKEVPQRPHFLPLQEYSPALREGMALGLMVSFANLVKSISESRIEDSMESFEDKISTLRHLEGNGFNVQYLQSSITKLLHIKSNRTNYLREIDKLKTQMVGMSTSLSRIDALLDEKDRAIAELEQKLGHLRRESQQIAKDKEHEDAELSRLRSAHSRFEEAYGDAKRQFHSVLAELHRKQLT, encoded by the exons ATGGCCGCCGGCCGCTCGCCGGCGACCaccggccggcgccgccgccggcgcgggcgcggctgGAGCAAGTCCTCGAGGAAACCCCCTCTGCCGTCCTCTCCAATCTCCCCGTCCTCCCCCGCGCGGGAGCAGCCCCCCGGCGCCAAGGTCGAGGTCCGCGTCGACGACGAAGGCTTCCACGGCTCCTGGTTCGAGGCCACTGTCGTCGACTTCTCCCCCGctagcggccgccgccgccccgcgcGGTACACGGTCACCTACTCCCACCTCCTCACCGACGACGGTGGCAGCACCCTCGCCGAGCCATTCGCGCCCACCCACATCCGCCCGCGGCCCCCGCCCACTGGGGACTCGTCGTCCCCGCCGCGGTTCCGCGTCCACGACATCGTTGAGGCGTTCCACAACGACGGGTGGTGGTCGGGCATCGTCGTCGCCGCTAACGACCCCGACCCCTCCGCCTCCGTCACGGTTGCGTTCCCCATCACCCGCGAGGTCATCACGTTCCCGCCCCACTTCGTCCGTCCCCGCCGCGACTACATCGACGGCGAGTGGGTCCTCTCGCGGGCCGTGATCGCCGTTCAGCCGAAGCGCGCGGTTCGGGTCTACGAGGTCGGGGACAAGGTCGAGGTGGGGAGGGATCGGGAGGTGTACGGCTACTCCTGGTTCCCGGCCACGGTGGCGAAGGTGGTCGATCCGCTGAGCTACGTCGTGGAGTACTTCGATATGGAGGAGGGGGAAGGTGGGGCGGAGAAGGCAACCGAGTACCTGCATTGGCGGTTCATCAGGCCGGCCGTGGAGCATTCTCCGCGGGACAGCGAGTTTCGGCTCGGGCCTGGCGCCGCGGTGGAGGCGTACTGCGACGGGGCGTGGTCAGCAGGAGTGGTGCACAGGGTTATTGGGGATGGTGAGTTTGAGGTCAGCGTCGATGGCAAGGAGGCAGAGCAGCTGGTGACCAAGGTGGTGGAGTTGCTGAAGCCGCAGTACAAGTGGAATGGCATGCATTGGAAGATTGTCAGTGCTAAG AGACATGCTAACTTGAGGTGGCGGTCTATGTCTGGAAAAAGTCCAAGCTCACCTGTTGATGTGGCATCCAGTGACAATGAATGTAGTCATGATCCTGAATCTTCTGCCACCAAAAAGTCAAGGAAAGAACCCCAGCAGCTAGAGGTCATATTACATGAAGGTTCTGAACATGCTTCAGTCTCTGAGATGGACACTCCTTTATCTGCATTGTGCAAGTCACCAGAAAACAATCATTCTCCAAATTCTTGTTCTCCGCTTTCACACAGGATAATGAGTTCAATACCAACGGATGGGCTTCTTTGTGCTTCTTCAGTACATTCACCACCTCAAAATGAAGCAATACCAATTAGTGCTGGGGAAACTGTGGTCAATCAAGAAAACCTGTCTGAGATGATGCTTTCTGATGGTCAGCTTAATACACCTGTCTGTGGAACAAGTGCTGGTGATGCCAATGATATGCTTTCTATTGCAGAACTAAGAAAGAAAATGGCTTCGGCTCGCAGAAATAATTCTGCCCAACGGACACGGGAAAGGCTGCTCTCTGTCAAGGCACTCAAGGTGAAGAAAGATGTATCCAAGAGTAAAGGGGGGGAAACACATGCTATGCAAGAACATCAGGGAAAAAATGTTGCCTGTGATAAC ATTCAGTTGATGGGAAACAACAATTTCCCAAGTAAGGAGATTATTTGTGTTTTGACTGCCTCTGTGGAACGCCTGGCCAGTTCGTCACTGGATAGACAG GTGTCAAGACGGACCAAAAGTGGTTCAAGTATGAAGGTTCTTACCTGTAAGAAAT TGGCTAAAAAGGAAGGATCCAAAGAACTGTGTAGTCCTCATAGCCCGTTGGATGCAGCTAGCACTGTCCAACAGAAACGAAGAGAGAAAGTG TTGGAGAGTACAAAATCTCATTCTCAGCAGCACCTTGACAGAACTTTGAAGGATACGTTCAGTGTAGATGAACTAACAAATCAGGGACTGTTCCCGATGGTACCTCCGGGATTTGAATCAATGTATAATGGAAAAG GTGCTGACGTACATGGTAGTCTGTTGGAAGAAGAGCCTACTGCTATGGTCAACAGCATCTGCCAAGTGAGCAGAAGTACAGATATGTTCACAGACCATGCTACTACCCAAGTAGCTAAAAGCAACCATCTTATGGAGACAGCCATCCTATCTCTTGATTGTCCAGTTCAACAGGATGGTGGGGAAATGGATGAGAGATCAATCCTA GTTCTGTTCGTCAAGAGCTCACCTGCATGGCCTCTAATTGAAGCAATGGATGTGTTCAAGGAGGTACCGCAACGACCACATTTCCTCCCACTTCAAGAATATTCGCCAGCACTGCGTGAAGGAATGGCTTTAGGTCTGATGGTGTCGTTTGCCAACTTAGTGAAGAGTATAAGTGAATCACGCATAGAAGATAGCATGGAATCGTTCGAGGACAAGATCAGTACACTTCGCCATCTAGAGGGAAATGGATTCAATGTCCAATATTTGCAGAGTAGCATCACCAAATTACTCCATATCAAATCTAATCGGACCAATTATCTCAGAGAAATAGACAAGCTGAAAACACAGATGGTGGGGATGTCAACTTCCTTGTCCCGAATCGACGCATTGCTCGATGAGAAGGATAGAGCTATAGCCGAGCTTGAGCAGAAACTTGGGCACCTTCGCCGGGAGTCACAGCAGATTGCAAAGGACAAAGAACATGAAGATGCAGAACTCTCGAGACTCCGATCGGCACATAGCAGGTTTGAGGAAGCGTACGGCGACGCCAAACGACAGTTCCACAGTGTCTTGGCTGAGCTGCACCGAAAGCAGCTAACTTGA